A window of Tripterygium wilfordii isolate XIE 37 chromosome 7, ASM1340144v1, whole genome shotgun sequence contains these coding sequences:
- the LOC120002331 gene encoding ABC transporter G family member 31-like, which produces MHYAFDNVCLQTALDPCFRFFRFLLILLAIHQVALGLFRLIAATARDMVLANTFGSAAIIVIFLLGGFIMPKDEIKPWWIWAYWVSPLSYGQNAKSVNEFTATRWMKISRVGNVTVGHNVLHYHGIPTGDYWSWLGIGVLFLYAFLFNNLVTFRLPRQKRSAT; this is translated from the exons ATGCATTATGCTTTCGATAATGTTTGTTTACAAACAGCCTTGGATCCATGTTTCAGGTTTTTCCGTTTCTTGCTTATACTCCTAGCAATACACCAAGTGGCACTAGGACTATTTAGGTTGATTGCTGCAACTGCGCGAGACATGGTTCTTGCTAATACTTTTGGATCAGCGGCAATTATAGTAATATTTTTGTTGGGTGGATTTATTATGCCAAAAG ATGAGATTAAGCCATGGTGGATTTGGGCTTATTGGGTGTCACCATTATCATATGGTCAAAATGCCAAATCTGTCAATGAATTTACTGCAACAAGGTGGATGAAG ATATCTCGTGTTGGGAATGTTACAGTTGGACACAATGTCCTTCATTACCATGGTATACCTACTGGTGATTATTGGTCTTGGCTCGGAATTGGTGTCTTATTTCTATATGCCTTCCTTTTCAACAACCTAGTCACTTTCCGCTTACCGAGACAAAAAAGAAGCGCGACATAA
- the LOC120002326 gene encoding uncharacterized protein LOC120002326, producing MAKTDNNDPEKSEITKMQNHWHDDPSDPLYLHHSDQPGLILVTQSLNQENYPLWSHAMLMALIAKNKDGFIDGTVTKPVTGSTAEVKQWTRCDLLVKGWILNTVTPAIGQSVMYNDSALAVWNELKELLSTTNSVYLFHIEQEIHDCLQGNMTIGEYYTKLKSLWDKRDALCPLPPCSGDIAKTLHQYQQTQRTIKFLMGLNEVYAAARGQILLMDPLPPANKVFSLVNQDEKQRVISSQGLGKAPEAAAFTARERFNHTGKAPLSHLSTIRCHRCHLTGHSTENCRAHLKCDYCGHKGHTIDICRKLKRANSHGDKSNHLNTNSHSRSKAYHVSFQPDNTDSTPPSYNLTADQYHDLLALIDQNKVGNMASQVNAATTMSNVSGPTIGGDDWDGN from the exons ATGGCAAAGACCGACAACAATGACCCAGAAAAATCTGAGATAACCAAGATGCAAAACCATTGGCACGATGATCCAAGTGATCCTCTCTATCTTCACCACTCGGACCAACCTGGTCTTATCCTGGTGACCCAATCGCTGAATCAAGAGAACTATCCTCTTTGGAGTCATGCCATGCTCATGGCCCTTATTGCCAAGAACAAAGACGGTTTCATCGATGGAACCGTGACCAAACCTGTCACAGGATCCACGGCAGAGGTAAAGCAATGGACTCGTTGTGATcttcttgtcaaaggatggatcctcaaCACAGTAACCCCTGCAATCGGACAAAGCGTCATGTACAATGATAGTGCTCTTGCCGTCTGGAATGAACTAAAGGAACTACTCTCTACCACCAACAGTGTGTACCTTTTTCACATTGAGCAGGAAATCCATGATTGCTTGCAAGGCAACATGACCATTGGTGAATACTACACCAAGCTCAAAAGTCTCTGGGACAAACGAGATGCACTTTGTCCTCTACCACCTTGTAGTGGGGATATTGCCAAGACTCTACATCAATACCAACAGACACAACGTACCATCAAGTTCCTTATGGGACTCAATGAGGTTTATGCAGCAGCACGTGGTCAAATTCTTCTCATGGATCCACTACCTCCTGCTAACAAAGTGTTCTCTCTTGTCAATCAAGACGAAAAACAACGAGTCATCTCCTCACAAGGTCTGGGTAAAGCACCAGAGGCAGCAGCTTTCACCGCTAGAGAAAGGTTCAATCATACAGGGAAAGCTCCTTTGTCCCACCTCTCCACTATCCGTTGCCATCGTTGCCACCTTACTGGTCACTCCACTGAAAACTGTCGGGCACACTTAAAATGTGACTACTGCGGACACAAAGGTCACACAATCGATATTTGCCGCAAGCTTAAGAGGGCCAACTCTCACGGTGATAAGAGTAATCATTTGAACACAAACTCTCATTCTCGTTCAAAGGCTTATCATGTAAGTTTTCAACCAGACAATACTGATAGCACACCACCTTCCTACAACCTCACGGCAGATCAATATCATGATCTCCTTGCTCTTATTGATCAAAACAAAGTAGGAAACATGGCTAGTCAAGTGAATGCGGCAACTACAATGAGCAACGTTTCAG GACCAACGATCGGGGGagatgattgggatgggaaCTGA
- the LOC120002328 gene encoding inositol 3-kinase-like: MVTGCKSPLNPRVLIVGNYCHDVLIRDGDVLAETLGGAASFISNVFDGLSIRCNLISKVGQDFKYETKISHGAIVAPSFETTVFHAYFDLGLGGDGREDRVLKRVSACNPITPMDLPDTRFDFGMAVGIGGEILPETLERMLEICRLVFVDIQALIRVFADDDGTVSLVNLKESGFYRLLPRIGVLKASSEEAVFVDVEVVRKWCCVVVTNGKEGCKVYWRDGELQIAPFLANQKDPTGAGDSFLGGFVAGLVQGLSVPDAALVGNFFGSLGVEQIGLPKFDLRMLQRVGDEVQRRKMQCASCCYERSDGELKFSKTLGHEQFHSSLGMAKRLSLRTVQERRCDLPCSPNSVDQSLPPVYTGQPKLLPTRFHEEPVRTIDNEP, encoded by the exons ATGGTAACTGGCTGCAAAAGCCCTTTAAATCCGAGAGTTCTCATTGTTGGTAACTATTGCCACGACGTCCTGATACGGGACGGAGATGTACTGGCCGAGACCCTCGGCGGTGCTGCCTCTTTCATTTCCAACGTCTTCGATGGCCTTTCGATACGTTGTAATTTGATATCGAAGGTTGGGCAGGATTTCAAGTACGAAACCAAGATCAGTCATGGGGCAATTGTGGCACCCAGCTTCGAAACGACGGTGTTTCACGCGTATTTTGATCTGGGTTTGGGAGGGGATGGAAGAGAGGATCGGGTACTTAAACGGGTTAGCGCTTGTAATCCTATCACGCCGATGGATCTTCCCGACACGAGGTTCGATTTCGGGATGGCTGTTGGGATTGGTGGGGAGATATTGCCTGAGACGTTAGAGAGAATGCTTGAAATCTGTCGCCTGGTTTTTGTCGATATTCAAGCGTTGATTCGGGTTTTTGCTGATGATGATGGAACTGTAAGTTTGGTGAATTTGAAAGAGAGTGGATTTTATCGGCTACTACCGCGAATTGGCGTCCTGAAAGCTTCATCAGAGGAGGCAGTGTTTGTGGACGTCGAAGTGGTAAGGAAGTGGTGCTGCGTGGTTGTGACGAACGGGAAGGAGGGTTGTAAGGTGTATTGGAGGGACGGCGAGTTGCAGATTGCACCATTTTTAGCAAATCAGAAGGATCCTACGGGCGCAGGGGATAGTTTCCTTGGTGGGTTTGTGGCAGGCCTAGTTCAAGGGCTATCGGTTCCTGATGCTGCTTTGGTTGGGAATTTTTTCGGCTCCCTCGGTGTTGAGCAGATTGGACTGCCCAAGTTCGACTTAAGGATGTTACAG AGAGTTGGAGATGAGGTACAGAGAAGGAAGATGCAGTGCGCCAGCTGTTGCTATGAAAGAAGTGACGGTGAATTGAAGTTCTCAAAGACTTTAGGACATGAACAATTCCACTCATCTCTTGGTATGGCGAAACGACTCTCTCTACGGACCGTTCAAGAACGCCGCTGCGATCTGCCTTGTTCTCCCAATTCAGTGGATCAAAGTCTCCCCCCGGTATATACTGGGCAGCCTAAATTGCTGCCTACCCGTTTCCATGAAGAACCTGTTCGAACCATTGACAATGAGCCATGA